One genomic segment of Gemmatimonadota bacterium includes these proteins:
- a CDS encoding DUF58 domain-containing protein, with protein MSPGAAAPERAERRGGRAVPADILRQVKRIELRTRGLVNSRFTGEYHSVFKGMGMEFAEVREYQAGDEVRTIDWNVSARMRRLFVKRYVEERELTVLLIVDCSGSSRGGAGARDKQAVAAELAAVLALSATRNNDRVGLLMHTDRVEHVVPPKKGRRHALRLVRDCLAWPSTSRGTDLGAAMDYAARLLSHRGIVFVLSDFVSPALDKPLTRLSQRHDVVAVVLDDPAERTLPDAGVARLRDAETGRLVEVDTSDRRVRARYAALVRKEQEERQALLRRLAVDEVLVPLEAGYVEPLLRFFRTRETRARRR; from the coding sequence GTGAGCCCCGGCGCCGCCGCCCCCGAGCGGGCGGAGCGGCGCGGCGGCCGCGCGGTCCCCGCCGACATCCTCCGGCAGGTGAAACGCATCGAGCTGCGCACGCGCGGCCTCGTCAATTCGCGCTTCACCGGCGAGTACCACTCCGTCTTCAAGGGGATGGGGATGGAGTTCGCCGAGGTGCGCGAGTACCAGGCGGGCGACGAGGTGCGCACGATCGACTGGAACGTGTCGGCCCGGATGCGGCGGCTCTTCGTCAAGCGCTACGTCGAGGAGCGCGAGCTGACGGTGTTGCTCATCGTCGACTGCTCGGGCTCGTCGCGGGGCGGGGCGGGGGCGCGGGACAAGCAGGCCGTCGCCGCGGAACTCGCGGCGGTGCTCGCGTTGAGCGCGACGCGCAACAACGACCGCGTGGGGTTGCTCATGCACACCGACCGGGTCGAGCATGTCGTGCCGCCCAAGAAGGGGCGACGTCACGCGCTCCGCCTCGTGCGCGATTGCCTCGCCTGGCCGTCAACGTCGCGCGGGACCGATCTCGGGGCGGCGATGGACTACGCCGCACGGCTGCTCTCGCATCGCGGGATCGTCTTCGTGCTCTCGGACTTCGTCAGCCCCGCGCTCGACAAGCCGCTCACGCGCCTCTCGCAGCGGCATGATGTGGTCGCCGTGGTCCTCGACGATCCCGCCGAGCGGACGCTCCCCGACGCGGGGGTCGCCCGGCTCCGCGACGCGGAGACGGGACGGCTGGTGGAGGTCGACACGAGCGACCGGCGTGTGCGCGCCCGCTACGCCGCCCTCGTGCGCAAGGAGCAGGAGGAGCGACAGGCCCTGCTCCGTCGGCTCGCGGTGGATGAGGTGCTCGTGCCGCTCGAGGCCGGGTACGTCGAGCCGTTGCTCCGCTTCTTCCGCACGCGCGAGACGCGCGCCCGCCGCCGGTGA
- a CDS encoding rRNA pseudouridine synthase, whose amino-acid sequence MRIHRALARAGIASRRKAEELVAAGRVRVNGAVARTGQSVEPGKDVITVDGKTVRMPASAKWYVLHKPAGVITTRSDPEGRQTVFDFVPPDPGLTYVGRLDYMTEGVLLLTTDGDAAHLLTHPSTGVERRYVATVRGSVKAAAAEIRAGVELEDGLVVPEEVSVEPSETPRAFDLLLTIREGRTREVRRLCEAVGLEVLRLVRTSFGPVQLGALASGASRSLTPRERDLLLALTHSETR is encoded by the coding sequence ATGCGGATCCATCGGGCGCTCGCCCGCGCCGGGATCGCGTCGCGGCGCAAGGCGGAAGAGCTCGTCGCGGCGGGACGCGTCCGGGTGAACGGCGCCGTCGCGCGCACCGGGCAGAGCGTGGAGCCGGGCAAGGATGTCATCACGGTGGACGGAAAGACGGTGCGCATGCCCGCGTCCGCGAAGTGGTACGTCCTCCACAAGCCGGCCGGGGTAATAACCACACGCTCCGACCCGGAAGGCCGCCAGACGGTCTTCGACTTCGTGCCGCCCGATCCGGGGCTCACGTACGTGGGGCGACTCGACTACATGACGGAGGGCGTCCTGCTGCTCACGACGGATGGCGATGCCGCGCACCTGCTCACGCACCCGAGCACCGGGGTGGAGCGCCGCTACGTCGCGACGGTCCGCGGTTCGGTGAAGGCGGCGGCGGCGGAGATCCGCGCCGGCGTCGAGCTCGAGGACGGCCTCGTCGTCCCCGAGGAGGTCTCGGTCGAGCCCTCGGAGACGCCGCGTGCGTTCGATCTCCTGCTCACGATCCGCGAAGGTCGCACGCGCGAGGTGCGTCGGCTCTGCGAGGCGGTCGGGCTCGAGGTGCTCCGCCTCGTGCGCACCTCCTTCGGTCCCGTCCAGCTCGGCGCGCTCGCGTCGGGCGCGTCCCGTTCGCTCACGCCCCGCGAGCGCGACCTGCTCCTCGCCTTGACCCACTCCGAGACCCGCTGA
- the scpB gene encoding SMC-Scp complex subunit ScpB encodes MNSLAKLLEAALFASPRPIPTEELAALDPESSPAAVQSALDELREHYDVDGHGVALVDMGGGWQILTRPEYTEAIERAQMAARPQRLSAAALETLAIIAYRQPIGRAEVAEIRGVDVGAVIKSLHERGLIDVVGRAEGLGRPLLYGTTGSFLEQFGLRHLEELPRVDELAIALRKPGYEEPAPAAVEPPAEASIVEVLVEAVVEAEAAGAE; translated from the coding sequence GTGAACTCGCTGGCGAAGCTGCTTGAGGCCGCGCTCTTCGCGAGCCCTCGTCCCATCCCGACCGAGGAGCTCGCGGCGCTCGACCCGGAGTCCTCACCCGCCGCGGTGCAGTCCGCGCTCGACGAACTCCGGGAGCACTACGACGTCGACGGGCACGGCGTGGCCCTCGTCGACATGGGTGGCGGGTGGCAGATCCTGACGCGCCCCGAGTACACGGAAGCGATCGAGCGCGCCCAGATGGCGGCGCGGCCGCAGCGACTCTCAGCGGCCGCCCTCGAGACGCTCGCGATCATCGCGTATCGGCAGCCGATCGGTCGCGCCGAGGTCGCCGAGATCCGCGGCGTCGACGTGGGAGCGGTCATCAAGTCGCTCCACGAACGCGGGCTCATCGATGTCGTGGGTCGCGCCGAAGGGCTCGGCCGGCCGCTGCTCTACGGGACGACGGGATCGTTCCTCGAGCAGTTCGGATTGCGCCATCTCGAGGAGCTGCCGCGCGTCGACGAGCTCGCGATCGCGCTTCGGAAGCCGGGGTACGAGGAACCGGCGCCGGCCGCGGTCGAGCCGCCCGCGGAGGCGTCCATCGTGGAAGTGCTGGTCGAGGCGGTCGTGGAGGCTGAGGCCGCGGGGGCCGAGTGA
- a CDS encoding segregation/condensation protein A gives MVLVTAVEPQPTDAAFVVDIAGFNGPLDLLLALIRDEQVDIYDIPVARICEQFLARMGELKLNEAAEYLEMAARLIRIKAQMLLPRKEGVEGWEDPRAELVRRLLEYQQMREVVDVLEKLGEDRRNRFGRSFLQQAAAPPPAPLALALTDLLVAVDRVLRASRKPTVHEVIPRALDVDGAMTTVRAVLQLRANARWRDVVRTDAEPWEVLSGLLALLELAKRSELHLTQLRPFADVEIRRELAGEAA, from the coding sequence GTGGTCCTCGTGACCGCGGTCGAGCCCCAGCCGACCGACGCCGCGTTCGTCGTCGACATCGCCGGATTCAACGGCCCGCTCGACCTCCTCCTCGCGCTCATCCGCGATGAGCAGGTCGACATCTACGACATCCCCGTCGCGCGCATCTGCGAGCAGTTCCTTGCGCGCATGGGGGAACTGAAGCTCAACGAGGCGGCCGAGTACCTCGAGATGGCCGCGCGCCTCATCCGGATCAAGGCGCAGATGCTGCTGCCGCGGAAGGAAGGCGTGGAAGGCTGGGAGGATCCGCGTGCCGAACTCGTGCGTCGGCTCCTCGAGTACCAGCAGATGCGCGAGGTCGTGGACGTCCTCGAGAAGCTCGGTGAGGACCGTCGCAATCGCTTCGGCCGCTCCTTCCTCCAGCAGGCGGCCGCCCCGCCGCCGGCACCCCTCGCGCTGGCCCTCACGGATCTGCTCGTCGCTGTCGATCGCGTGCTGCGCGCGTCCCGCAAGCCGACGGTCCACGAGGTCATCCCGCGCGCGCTCGACGTCGACGGTGCCATGACCACCGTCCGCGCGGTGCTCCAGTTGCGCGCCAACGCCCGCTGGCGTGATGTCGTCCGCACCGATGCCGAACCCTGGGAGGTCCTCTCGGGCCTCCTCGCCCTGCTCGAGCTCGCGAAGCGCAGCGAGCTCCACCTGACCCAATTGCGTCCGTTCGCGGACGTGGAGATCCGCCGTGAACTCGCTGGCGAAGCTGCTTGA
- a CDS encoding AAA family ATPase translates to MTTSRLPQDILDQVSQRVVGQQAMVERLLIALFTGGHVLLEGVPGLAKTLTVRTLAETVRTSFSRIQFTPDLLPADVIGTQVFDQATATFSVKRGPIFANIVLADEINRAPAKVQAALLEAMQEKQVTIGGTSFPLVEPFLVLATQNPIEQEGTYPLPEAQVDRFMLKLRVGYPTRDEEREIMKRMAGGEAIDVKAVAGPEELMAARKQIAALFLDPRLGDYIVDLIHATRAPKDAGLADLVPLVEYGASPRATIALAQAARAHAFLRGRDFVSPDDVKAMAPDVLRHRVLLSFEAEAENVSSDEVIARILAAVPAP, encoded by the coding sequence ATGACGACGTCGCGTCTCCCGCAGGACATCCTCGACCAGGTCTCCCAGCGCGTCGTCGGCCAGCAGGCGATGGTCGAACGCCTCCTCATCGCGCTCTTCACCGGCGGGCACGTCCTCCTCGAGGGCGTCCCCGGCCTCGCCAAGACGCTCACCGTCCGGACCCTCGCCGAGACGGTGCGCACGAGCTTCAGCCGCATCCAGTTCACGCCGGACCTGCTCCCCGCCGACGTCATCGGCACGCAGGTGTTCGACCAGGCGACCGCGACCTTCTCCGTGAAGCGCGGGCCGATCTTCGCGAACATCGTCCTTGCCGACGAGATCAACCGAGCGCCGGCGAAGGTGCAGGCCGCGCTCCTCGAGGCGATGCAGGAGAAGCAGGTCACGATCGGCGGCACCAGCTTCCCGCTCGTCGAGCCGTTCCTCGTGCTCGCGACGCAGAACCCGATCGAGCAGGAGGGGACCTATCCGCTCCCCGAGGCGCAGGTCGACCGCTTCATGCTCAAGCTCCGTGTCGGCTACCCGACCCGGGACGAGGAGCGCGAGATCATGAAGCGCATGGCGGGTGGCGAGGCGATCGACGTGAAGGCGGTCGCCGGCCCGGAGGAACTCATGGCGGCGCGCAAGCAGATCGCGGCGCTCTTCCTCGACCCGCGACTCGGCGACTACATCGTCGATTTGATCCACGCGACGCGCGCGCCCAAGGACGCGGGCCTCGCCGATCTCGTGCCGCTCGTCGAGTACGGCGCCAGTCCGCGCGCGACGATCGCGCTCGCGCAGGCGGCGCGCGCGCACGCCTTCCTCCGCGGGCGCGACTTCGTCTCGCCCGATGACGTGAAGGCGATGGCCCCCGACGTGCTGCGCCATCGCGTGCTCCTCTCGTTCGAGGCCGAGGCCGAGAACGTCTCGAGCGACGAGGTCATCGCGCGGATCCTCGCCGCCGTTCCCGCCCCGTGA
- a CDS encoding 30S ribosomal protein S20 yields the protein MPRIASAKKNMRKTKTATARNRSQRAALRTALKTAKEGASSPAEKLKATQLLDRAARKGLIHRNAAARQKSKLAKAK from the coding sequence GTGCCGAGAATCGCGTCCGCGAAGAAGAACATGCGCAAGACCAAGACGGCGACCGCGCGCAACCGGTCGCAGCGCGCTGCGCTCCGGACCGCGCTGAAGACCGCGAAGGAGGGGGCGTCGTCCCCCGCCGAGAAGCTCAAGGCGACGCAGCTGCTCGACCGCGCCGCGCGGAAGGGGCTGATCCATCGCAACGCCGCGGCCCGCCAGAAGTCGAAG